One Saccharomyces eubayanus strain FM1318 chromosome VIII, whole genome shotgun sequence genomic window carries:
- the SGO1 gene encoding Sgo1p, protein MPKRKVVSNKENGKRTFSHDDLTPQIQEFQNLMDLESQKVETIRQSYSRQNSLLAKDNSILKIKVNGLEKKISQLVQENVALRSKTSISEAIYRERLNNQLQTIENGIIQRFDEIFYIFDNVRKNESLPSSNLKSMLKRTSSRSRXCSLSSPTYLKSCTEPLNCQNNPSNDSSFNKDDGQDLEHKAKKRKSSRRQSMFISTSLEPDDDADEKEPTIDEPSINLPRELHETLQVKDTMGQLDVDEDIESTSNFTNSIIEYSIPEENSTEPEHSSSKLEIFNDSTNMLGTASSNPLPLPLPLPVLSTTLPATTTNTTTTSAPNSSTNSHSKTKIKHSMKPPRIELKKKIIDEVMPVSNMSNSSDITFSRTRRTRGKAVDYTLPSLRAKMRRPSEKLVDATTMIDIHDLQVSKKNSITVSNRKSLSPDPIPDEPQLKEVVVSKDYGTPKEKIIENQVTNEIIPLTNINNNNNNNKITNNYSVKKASPLLDITNRSENKRKVVKTKKLFKNAIVNNLSDENSTSRRSKLPNGTININRNSNNCDPNANSANNKSVSFRLNEDDLAIFDLFGNDKTMKHQPKTYRTKK, encoded by the coding sequence ATgccgaaaagaaaagtagTCTCAAACAAGGAGAATGGCAAGCGTACTTTCTCTCACGATGACTTAACCCCGCAAATCCAGGAGTTTCAAAACCTAATGGACCTCGAATCTCAGAAAGTGGAGACCATTAGACAGTCGTATTCAAGGCAGAACTCCCTATTGGCCAAGGATAACTCCATATTAAAGATCAAAGTAAATGGattggagaagaaaataagtCAGCTGGTACAAGAAAACGTGGCTCTTCGATCTAAGACATCTATAAGCGAGGCTATTTACAGGGAACGGTTGAACAACCAACTACAGACTATCGAAAATGGGATTATACAAAGGTTCGATGagattttttatatattcgACAATGTTCGTAAGAATGAAAGTCTACCCagttcaaatttgaaatctaTGCTAAAAAGAACCAGTTCCAGATCGAGATYATGCTCACTGTCATCACCCACGTACTTGAAAAGTTGCACAGAGCCATTGAATTGTCAGAACAATCCGTCAAATGATTCAAGCTTTAATAAAGACGACGGCCAGGACCTAGAGCACAAGGctaaaaaaaggaaaagctCTAGGCGGCAATCCATGTTTATTTCCACAAGTTTAGAGCCAGACGATGACGCTGACGAAAAGGAACCAACAATAGACGAACCTTCCATAAACCTACCCAGAGAACTGCACGAGACTTTGCAAGTAAAGGACACAATGGGCCAACTAGATGTAGACGAAGATATTGAGTCAACCAGTAATTTTACTAACTCTATTATTGAATATTCTATACCTGAGGAAAACTCTACGGAACCCGAGCATTCATCTTCCAAACTAGAAATATTTAATGATAGTACAAACATGCTAGGTACGGCATCGTCGAATCCATTACCCTTACCTTTACCCTTACCGGTTCTCTCGACTACTTTACCGGCTACAACTACCAATACTACAACCACGTCTGCGCCTAATTCTTCAACGAATTCGCATTcgaaaaccaaaatcaaacattCCATGAAGCCACCTAGGATAgaactgaagaaaaaaatcattgatgaaGTCATGCCTGTAAGTAATATGAGCAATAGCAGTGATATCACTTTTAGTAGGACAAGAAGAACTCGGGGCAAAGCTGTAGATTATACGTTGCCTTCATTAAGGGCCAAGATGAGGAGGCCTTCGGAAAAACTAGTAGATGCCACTACTATGATTGATATACACGACTTAcaagtttccaaaaaaaacagcatcACTGTAAGTAACAGGAAGAGTCTCTCTCCCGATCCAATACCCGACGAACCGCAGTTGAAAGAAGTGGTCGTTTCTAAAGATTATGGAACtccaaaggaaaagataATAGAAAACCAAGTAACAAATGAGATCATCCCGCTTACTAAtatcaacaacaataacaacaacaacaaaataaCCAATAATTATAGCGTCAAAAAAGCATCGCCCTTACTTGATATTACCAACAGATCCGAGAATAAGAGAAAAGTAGtaaaaactaaaaaattgttcaaaaatgcAATTGTCAACAATCTATCCGATGAAAACTCTACTTCGCGACGTTCGAAGTTGCCAAATGGAACCATAAACATCAACAGAAACAGTAATAATTGCGATCCTAATGCCAATAGTGCTAATAATAAATCCGTTAGCTTCAGATTAAATGAGGATGATTTAGCGATATTTGATCTATTTGGAAATGACAAGACAATGAAACATCAACCGAAGACATATCGAACCAAGAAATGA
- the UFE1 gene encoding Ufe1p: MSNLTPLFQKYVAVIEETRKEQNPDDIDDNVKDEKQNLVNTDEIRELVNDSFIKECAKLLKSLIELNKVIKQIEKNYLDDLNMSDGEKDEFDMECRLQIQQYFKKFEFLENYEMERHSLMLKKLQSKPHKWSNLLSNKNTPFRNVIHPHDVEKGVHEFRLGVLRCLNLWIKYVSSKFTSIQQERLILENKMNFNSTPVPTSSKNVEDFPADAVDISVSQTAPVETVQDEVKHYEETISKLSQQQLQVLETEHSELLNQKNEQLKKIDTINKTILDVVNIQNELSNHLTVQSQNINLMLNNQDDIEINIKKGNNELRKAKRAAGRTAKMTTYGAIIMGIFILLLDYVG; encoded by the coding sequence ATGTCGAACTTGACTCCGTTATTCCAGAAATACGTCGCTGTGATTGAAGAAACtagaaaagaacaaaatccAGATGATATAGATGATAATGTAAAAGACGAAAAACAGAACTTGGTGAACACTGATGAAATACGCGAACTGGTTAACGATTCTTTCATTAAAGAATGTGCAAAACTACTAAAATCGCTTATTGAGTTGAACAAAGTCATAAAgcagattgaaaaaaactatttgGATGATTTGAATATGAGTGATGGGGAAAAGGACGAATTTGACATGGAGTGTAGGTTGCAAATTCAACagtatttcaaaaaattcgaATTCCTAGAAAATTATGAAATGGAAAGGCATAGTTTAATGCTAAAGAAGCTTCAATCAAAACCTCATAAGTGGTCGAATTTACTTTCCAATAAGAATACACCTTTTAGAAATGTAATACATCCGCatgatgttgaaaaagggGTCCACGAATTTAGATTAGGTGTTCTTCGATGCTTGAACTTATGGATTAAATACGTATCTTCCAAATTCACCTCAATTCAACAAGAGAGGTTGATATTGGAGAACAAAATGAATTTTAATTCCACACCTGTGCCCACTTCATCTAAGAATGTAGAGGATTTCCCTGCAGATGCAGTAGATATCTCAGTGTCACAAACTGCTCCAGTCGAAACAGTACAAGATGAAGTAAAGCATTATGAAGAAACGATCTCCAAGCTATCTCAGCAGCAATTACAAGTATTAGAAACAGAACATTCGGAACTATTGAAYCAAAAAAACgagcaattgaaaaaaatagataccataaacaaaacaatccTGGATGTTGTTAATATACAGAATGAACTGTCCAATCATTTAACGGTACAATCACAGAATATTAATCTAATGCTAAATAATCAAGATGATATTGAAATAAACATTAAAAAGGGGAATAATGAACTACGTAAAGCGAAGAGAGCCGCCGGGAGAACTGCTAAAATGACCACTTATGGTGCCATTATCATGGGTATCTTTATTCTTCTCCTCGATTACGTGGGTTAA
- the SKI7 gene encoding Ski7p, producing the protein MSLLEQLARKRLEKSKDPSNIAQSQSTSKSASLLERLHKNREAKSINGESRRKDLKSLLAKDRITKNDNTSNQHTFTLSSKLSALRKPYNNLDTEAKPAPSKSTEGQSPVQRRSSDVNRDIKDPWNVLNEINYYFSLKEHERIKQTDGFAFTEFVSNNRSKESKTFSSSLSIKKHYNELFTVFQPSTVPKTTHDNALKNFNKPSPDDIIQSAQLNAFNEKLVNLSIESKSKADKKELIELQTPPIESIDVNSFIANHSLNLTCLFLGDTNSGKSTLVGHILYELHEISMASIRDLKKNVDNFDPTTSNHFKIIVDNTKIERESGSSMFKKTIQIENSLLPSSSSLTLIDTPGDARFFNKETINSILTFNPDVFTLVIDCNYDSWEKLLDGPTNKIYEILRIISYLNMNSTYKKRLIILLNKADSIGWDKQRLEMIQSELLYMLTETFQWETTQFQFIPCSGLSGSNLNSANNVVTKSKYKSEFDSINDVPEWYEGPTFLSHLYSLMEANMNKIETTLDEPFTGIVLHNSVLPLSTENNGISFKIFIKSGYIQTGQTIEIHTPYGEKTYYGIITQMIKPKMTLRPDIKNRSPVGVHSDILEIYVKIHPTDEFAKKQIHIYKSDLIISPRKANTLSPNLPNSLKLLNLRSMKLSIQTCAFSDPIVLDSELILYHDLTYTTIKLVKIVGTNASSINPNQSLTIEVEIIAPGCALNVINSKYVTNDVVITSTDYKTVAVGKIACQ; encoded by the coding sequence ATGTCTTTATTAGAACAATtagcaagaaaaagactaGAAAAGTCGAAAGACCCCTCAAATATAGCCCAATCACAAAGTACTTCTAAAAGTGCTTCCTTACTAGAAAGACTCCATAAGAATAGAGAAGCTAAAAGTATCAATGGTGAatccagaagaaaagactTGAAGTCTCTTCTTGCAAAAGATAGGattacaaaaaatgataatacTTCAAATCAACACACTTTCACATTAAGTTCAAAACTCTCTGCTTTAAGGAAACCATATAATAATTTAGACACAGAGGCAAAACCAGCACCTTCTAAAAGCACGGAAGGTCAATCCCCTGTCCAAAGAAGGTCGTCCGATGTTAACCGCGATATTAAAGATCCATGGAATGTTCTAAATGAGATAAAttactatttttctttgaaagagcATGAGCGGATAAAGCAAACCGATGGGTTTGCGTTCACCGAATTTGTCTCAAACAATAGGtcaaaagaatcaaaaacattttcgtcatctttGTCTATCAAAAAACACTATAATGAGCTCTTTACTGTTTTCCAGCCTTCTACTGTACCGAAAACAACTCATGACaatgctttgaaaaatttcaataaaccAAGTCCTGACGATATAATACAGTCTGCCCAATTGAACGccttcaatgaaaaattagtaAATTTGAGTATTGAATCAAAATCTAAGGCCgataaaaaagaattaatTGAGCTACAAACACCTCCAATTGAATCAATTGATGTGAATTCATTCATTGCCAAtcattctttgaatttaaCTTGCTTATTTCTTGGTGATACGAATTCAGGTAAGTCCACTCTAGTGGGACATATTCTATATGAATTACATGAAATTTCTATGGCTTCAATAAGagatttaaagaaaaacgtTGATAACTTTGATCCAACGACATCCAaccatttcaaaatcattgtaGATAACACCAAAATAGAAAGGGAGAGTGGATCTTCGATGTTCAAAAAGACaattcaaattgaaaattctCTACtaccatcatcatcatccttGACCCTTATAGACACCCCTGGGGATGCcagatttttcaacaagGAAACCATTAACTCAATTTTGACATTCAACCCAGATGTTTTTACACTAGTTATTGATTGCAACTATGATTCTTGggaaaaattattagatGGTCCAACTAACAAGatttatgaaattttaAGAATCATATCATACTTGAACATGAATTCCACATACAAAAAGCGATTgattattcttttgaataaagcAGATTCGATTGGCTGGGACAAACAAAGGTTAGAAATGATTCAATCTGAATTGCTGTATATGCTAACGGAAACCTTTCAATGGGAAACCACACAATTCCAGTTCATTCCATGCTCCGGTTTGTCAGGTTCAAATTTGAATAGTGCTAATAACGTCGTTACCAAGTCTAAATACAAATCTGAGTTTGACTCTATAAATGATGTACCCGAATGGTATGAAGGACCAACATTTCTATCTCATCTGTATTCATTAATGGAAGCCAATATGAATAAGATAGAAACCACTTTGGACGAGCCATTTACTGGTATAGTGCTGCATAATTCTGTTCTCCCATTATCCACAGAAAACAACGGTATATCGTTCAagattttcatcaaaagtGGATATATTCAAACTGGTCAAACGATTGAGATTCATACTCCATATGGAGAAAAAACCTATTATGGCATCATTACACAGATGATTAAACCTAAAATGACGTTGAGGCCTGATATAAAAAATCGATCACCCGTTGGTGTACACTCTGACATTCTGGAAATTTATGTTAAAATACACCCTACGGATGAATTTGCGAAAAAGCAAATTCACATTTACAAAAGCGATTTAATAATTTCTCCTAGAAAAGCAAACACTTTGTCACCAAATTTACCAAATTCTCTGAAGTTATTAAACCTGCGGTCAATGAAATTGTCGATCCAAACTTGCGCGTTCAGTGACCCTATAGTTTTAGATTCTGAATTGATCCTTTACCATGATTTAACATACACTACAATCAAGTTAGTGAAGATTGTTGGAACTAACGCTAGTTCGATTAACCCAAACCAATCACTAACTATTGAGGTCGAGATTATCGCACCAGGCTGTGCCTTAAACGTGATTAATTCCAAATATGTTACAAATGATGTTGTTATAACATCGACAGACTATAAAACCGTTGCAGTGGGAAAAATCGCATGTCAATAA
- the RTS2 gene encoding Rts2p: MADHDSAKYWAKQGVRRGLQKTRYYCQICQRQCKDANGFQSHNKSPSHLRKVGQVTAEDAKRYNDQFEKGFLQLLKQRHGEKWVDANKVYNEYVQDRDHIHMNATMHRSLTQFVRHLGRAGKVDVDIDMDDKSENVEGPLLIRVHSSSLLPPSEEGFLQDQQEEQETVAAELLKRQVDRAKRQILEQDELPQPKLKAEINEDITLEPVRVAFHGVGRVNKKKKKALPRKDGIKFR; the protein is encoded by the coding sequence ATGGCAGACCATGATAGTGCCAAATACTGGGCTAAACAGGGCGTTCGTCGAGGATTACAGAAGACTCGCTACTACTGCCAAATATGCCAAAGGCAGTGCAAAGATGCAAATGGATTCCAATCACATAATAAATCGCCCTCACACTTAAGGAAAGTTGGCCAGGTGACAGCGGAAGACGCTAAACGATACAATGATCAGTTTGAGAAGGGTTTTCTGCAGTTGCTGAAGCAGCGGCATGGAGAAAAATGGGTCGATGCTAATAAAGTTTACAATGAGTATGTCCAGGACCGCGACCACATCCACATGAATGCAACCATGCATCGCTCTTTGACGCAGTTTGTTCGTCACCTGGGTCGAGCTGGAAAAGTGGACGTTGATATAGACATGGATGACAAATCTGAGAATGTTGAAGGCCCCTTGCTCATCAGGGTGCATTCATCCTCTCTATTGCCACCTTCAGAGGAAGGTTTCCTACAAGATCAACAAGAGGAACAAGAAACGGTAGCCGCcgagcttttgaaaagacagGTTGATCGTGCCAAGCGACAAATACTAGAGCAGGACGAACTGCCCCAACCCAAGCTTAAAGCGGAAATAAACGAAGACATCACCTTAGAGCCGGTGCGAGTCGCTTTCCACGGTGTCGGGCGGgtaaacaagaagaaaaagaaggctCTTCCACGGAAGGACGGGATCAAGTTCCGatga
- the BUD21 gene encoding Bud21p: MGKGHVKFDEDESAANAAAITDRKDDMQVISKNDEQIRMDSDEESDEDDAPQEEGLHSGKNEIESRFTEREEAIRSEQSQLKSKRRKQNELYAKQKKVITEAEVVEETIAELPEELLDNIDQREESSAQKLSSKHINFDKFDDSDEEEEEVAKAIKARKRKTLKNLRKDSVKRGKFKIQLLPTTQDSKALPPKKESSIINSRDRWLNRKTLNKR, from the coding sequence ATGGGTAAGGGACACGTTAAGttcgatgaagatgaaagtgCGGCCAATGCGGCTGCTATCACTGATAGGAAGGATGACATGCAGGTAATATCAAAGAACGATGAGCAAATACGCATGGATAGTGACGAAGAAAGTGACGAGGATGATGCTCCACAAGAAGAAGGACTGCACTCTgggaaaaatgaaatagaATCACGTTTTACTGAAAGGGAAGAGGCCATAAGGTCGGAACAATCACAGTTGAAGTCTAAAAGAAGGAAGCAAAATGAACTTTACGCTAAGCAGAAGAAGGTGATAACCGAGGCAGAGGTGGTTGAAGAGACAATTGCTGAACTCCCCGAAGAACTACTAGATAATATAGATCAGAGGGAGGAAAGTAGTGCACAGAAGTTGTCTTCAAAGCATATaaattttgataaattcGACGActctgatgaagaagaagaagaagtagcCAAAGCCATAAAGGCACGAAAGAGAAAGAcgttgaagaatttgagaaaagacTCAGTGAAAAGAGGGAAGTTCAAAATTCAGTTACTACCAACGACACAGGATTCTAAAGCATTGccaccaaagaaagaatcatCAATTATAAATTCAAGAGATCGTTGGTTGAATAGAaaaactttgaataaaaGGTAA
- the ATX2 gene encoding Mn(2+) transporter ATX2 produces the protein MNFWGVILLAGFLLIATFLIGLIPLYYIDKQRSSIVIDQEGDDSNSDISTNANMQTSSSGISGYRVKIAVLSQFGIGMLLGTSFMLVIPEGIKACVEHNGNIGLILLIGFLGVYIIDRLVTLWISGKQTIYTHDAVKFQSWKDIINHPKQIWMNLIQNNVVFALFIHGLTDGIALGTTTNNDSLLIVVLIAIVIHKVPAVLSLTSLMISRQNLLKWEVICNVFLFASSTPIGYIVLSVLNLSQSSTMDRISGYLLLMSGGSLLYASFTAFVGGGSHDHDLSVEEEVVLPHDESIYVLLGVSIPLVISFCISED, from the coding sequence ATGAATTTTTGGGGAGTAATATTATTGGCTGGTTTCCTTTTGATTGCTACTTTCCTCATTGGGCTAATCCCGCTATACTATATTGATAAACAGAGAAGTTCTATCGTGATTGATCAAGAAGGTGATGATTCAAACTCCGATATTAGCACAAATGCAAACATGCAAACGAGTAGCAGTGGAATTAGTGGCTACCGTGTCAAAATTGCCGTTCTATCCCAATTTGGTATAGGGATGTTGCTAGGAACCTCGTTCATGTTGGTAATACCAGAAGGTATCAAAGCATGTGTAGAACATAATGGTAATATCGGACTAATTTTGCTAATTGGGTTTTTAGGAGTTTATATTATCGACAGGTTGGTGACGTTATGGATTTCCGGAAAGCAAACAATATATACACATGATGCTGTAAAGTTTCAAAGTTGGAAAGACATAATAAATCAtccaaaacaaatatgGATGAATTTAATACAAAATAATGTGGTATTCGCATTATTCATTCATGGATTGACCGACGGAATTGCGCTCGGTACCACAACAAATAACGATTCGTTACTTATTGTGGTTTTGATTGCCATCGTGATTCATAAGGTCCCTGCAGTTCTTTCGTTAACTAGTTTAATGATATCAAGACAGAATTTATTAAAATGGGAGGTCATCTGTaatgttttcttgtttgcaTCATCCACACCAATTGGATACATAGTATTATccgttttgaatttgagtCAATCCTCAACAATGGATCGGATTAGTGGATATCTTTTGTTAATGAGTGGTGGTAGTTTATTGTATGCCTCTTTCACAGCATTTGTTGGTGGAGGCTCACACGATCATGACTTGAGCGTAGAAGAGGAAGTTGTTTTACCCCATGATGAATCCATTTATGTGTTGCTAGGTGTGAGCATTCCGTTAGTGATATCGTTTTGCATTTCTGAAGACTAG
- the DIA2 gene encoding DNA-binding SCF ubiquitin ligase subunit DIA2, which translates to MSLPADLDTNIDSAVLKAIELGTRLFRSGEYLQAKRIFTNALKVCDSYSQEQIVRIRSAHHLDTSRPDNKRLRHPKYIKILDNICACYEKLDDLKSCLSTSQRSIQLDPENAKCYVRCVRTFIKLKDWKRAYKMCSRGLQLSGNANSLLRQQRQFIKQNIAKTQDIQKVNNGDRKYIDPLTDDVKVEKRKKNSHDIAGLSRPKKLLKNDSRKIDLFGDLPIELLPIIIRSFSSKELITLTLVCNKWRDKILYHLSCFREFNFNSISFRNFVKFMDFLRQNFTRTYKKYNLSQLKISSKIASEELRIAQMLFTKMPKCINFQRLILSMTTLTTTQFYKLMMGENREFFSKLMELSLMITYRPDRQHEWKILQNCSQLKKIELIFVNSMISIANRTNSIGSGGSFSSVNGSVNEIVLAEDQGEQEIAEEKIVYNELEKMTLICDKKKIKNFPLAYALLNDGFPRLQKLIITGVTFPINNRGMVTFEWLSNFPILRELWLEDNDNCELGKFLQVLKDSHVWKNMQKLTFRENKLYTVTDLDESLPIANDSEVQARLYYGENLENLETLDLMGTSISGSALTKLCDRGYLNGKKLKVLNIGNCPNMQFSNHYVNGARMVLDVNVVLKRLFSLEEINLSHASSLNDNTMKLFITNVPFLENLHKLDISHNFEITGISIYEFLKKFQMDHEDDTGGQPLAYLNIDGCSQVSHITVNMLRAQNLVKRVDCAYEREVWKKFGVNSYAYS; encoded by the coding sequence ATGTCTTTGCCTGCAGATTTAGATACAAACATAGATTCTGCTGTTCTTAAAGCTATTGAACTAGGTACGAGACTTTTTAGATCTGGTGAGTACCTGCAAGCAAAAAGGATATTTACTAATGCTTTGAAAGTGTGCGATTCTTATTCTCAAGAGCAAATCGTGCGGATAAGGAGCGCGCATCATTTAGATACTTCAAGACCCGATAACAAACGGCTTCGTCATCCCAAATACATAAAAATACTGGACAATATTTGCGCATGctatgaaaaattggacGATTTAAAATCATGTCTAAGTACATCACAAAGATCAATTCAGCTAGATCCTGAAAATGCTAAATGCTATGTACGATGTGTGAGAACGTTCataaaattaaaggatTGGAAAAGAGCCTATAAAATGTGTTCTCGTGGGCTACAATTAAGTGGTAACGCTAACTCTCTTTTGAGACAACAAAGGCAATTCATTAAGCAAAATATAGCAAAAACCCAGGATATCCAGAAAGTGAACAATGGCGACAGAAAGTATATAGATCCGTTAACAGATGATGtaaaagtggaaaaaagaaaaaagaatagtCATGACATAGCGGGATTGTCCCGACCaaagaaattattgaagaatGATAGCCGGAAAATTGATTTATTTGGCGATCTACCAATAGAGTTACTACCTATCATAATCCGTAGTTTTTCCAGTAAAGAACTTATTACATTAACATTGGTTTGTAATAAATGGAGAGATAAAATTCTGTATCATTTAAGTTGTTTTCGAGAATTCAACTTTAATTCAATTAGTTTCAGAAATTTCGTCAAATTTATGGATTTTTTACGTCAGAATTTCACTAGAACttacaaaaaatacaatcTTTCACAGCTGAAAATAAGCTCTAAAATCGCTTCAGAGGAGTTGAGAATTGCCCAGATGTTATTTACTAAAATGCCGAAATGCATAAATTTCCAACGGCTTATACTATCAATGACAACGTTAACCACAACACAATTCTACAAACTGATGATGGGGGAAAATAGggaatttttttcgaaattaatggaacTGTCGCTCATGATAACTTATAGACCTGATAGACAACATGAATGGAAAATTCTTCAGAATTGCTCTCAGTTAAAGAAGATAGAACTAATCTTTGTTAATTCCATGATATCCATTGCCAATCGGACAAATAGCATTGGAAGCGGCGGCAGCTTCAGTTCAGTGAACGGTAGTGTTAATGAGATAGTACTAGCTGAGGATCAAGGcgaacaagaaattgcggaagaaaaaatagttTATAATGAGCTAGAGAAAATGACGCTGATATgtgacaagaaaaagattaaGAACTTCCCACTTGCTTATGCTCTGCTAAATGATGGTTTTCCTCGATTGCAAAAACTAATCATAACAGGTGTGACTTTTCCTATTAATAACCGAGGAATGGTAACTTTTGAGTGGTTATCAAATTTTCCGATTTTGAGAGAATTGTGGCTGGAAGACAACGACAACTGTGAATTAGGTAAATTCTTGCAAGTATTGAAGGACTCGCACGTTTGGAAAAACATGCAGAAATTAACCTTTAGAGAGAACAAACTGTACACGGTGACCGATTTAGATGAAAGTTTGCCGATTGCTAATGATAGTGAAGTACAAGCTAGGCTGTATTACGGagaaaatcttgaaaatttggagaCGTTAGACCTAATGGGAACGTCGATAAGCGGATCCGCTTTGACGAAATTATGTGATCGGGGGTACTTGAATGGtaagaaattgaaggtTTTGAATATTGGCAATTGCCCTAATATGCAGTTTTCTAACCACTATGTTAATGGAGCAAGGATGGTGTTGGACGTGAACGtggttttgaaaagactgTTCAGTTTGGAAGAGATTAACTTATCCCATGCGAGTTCACTAAATGACAATACAATGAAATTATTCATTACCAACGTGCCgttcttggaaaacttaCATAAACTTGACATTTCGcataattttgaaatcacAGGAATATCAATCTAcgagtttttgaaaaaattccagATGGATCACGAAGACGACACAGGTGGCCAGCCATTGGCTTACTTGAATATCGACGGGTGCTCGCAAGTGTCTCATATCACGGTTAATATGCTGCGAGCTCAGAATTTAGTCAAACGAGTAGATTGTGCTTACGAAAGGGAAGtatggaaaaaatttggagTCAATTCATATGCATATTCATGA
- the LPX1 gene encoding triglyceride lipase, which produces MAQPKSVYHPPRSTSSAAKMEHTFTRETKTCSASWPRAPRATLSAADRLELVYDVYTNAERHRHPGATSVNIVFLHGSGMSKVVWEYYLSRIVAADPDGHYALHKLVLIDQANHGDSGVRNRGKLGTGFDWTDGARDVAKIAAHEFSGYEGGTPPALNVAVGHSMGGFQALACDVLQPNLFHLLILIEPVVITRVAAAAATAAAATGVSQIPETLYNSLCLKTRDRFPTESEYVKYMRNNSFFANAHTQILQNIIDFERTAAEDDGSVVRTKMDQAQNLLCYMNMQSFAPFLISNVKFVRKRTIHIVGARSNWCPPENQLFLQKTLQNYHLDSIPGGSHLVNIEAPDLVIDKINHHIREFVLTYPLQPACSLSRLSLEERMAKFNQAFESFKDHALIKTRNQKL; this is translated from the coding sequence ATGGCCCAGCCGAAGTCGGTGTACCACCCGCCCCGCTCGACAAGCTCCGCGGCTAAAATGGAACATACATTCACCAGAGAAACGAAAACGTGCAGCGCAAGCTGGCCGCGCGCACCACGTGCCACACTGAGTGCGGCAGACCGCCTCGAGCTCGTCTACGACGTGTACACCAACGCAGAGCGGCACCGCCACCCTGGCGCCACCAGCGTCAACATTGTGTTTCTGCACGGCAGCGGTATGAGCAAGGTCGTGTGGGAGTACTACTTGTCACGGATCGTAGCCGCCGACCCGGACGGTCACTACGCGCTGCACAAGCTCGTGCTGATCGACCAGGCCAACCACGGCGACTCCGGAGTACGCAACCGCGGCAAGCTGGGCACTGGCTTCGACTGGACCGACGGCGCGCGCGACGTGGCCAAGATAGCCGCCCACGAGTTCAGCGGCTACGAAGGCGGGACGCCACCCGCGCTGAACGTTGCTGTCGGCCATTCCATGGGTGGTTTCCAGGCGCTGGCCTGCGACGTGTTGCAGCCCAACCTGTTCCATCTGCTCATCCTGATCGAGCCAGTGGTCATCACGCGGgtggcagcagcagctgcTACAGCAGCTGCTGCCACCGGCGTCTCCCAGATCCCGGAAACCCTCTACAACTCCCTGTGTTTGAAAACCCGCGACCGTTTCCCCACCGAGTCCGAGTACGTAAAGTACATGAGGAACAACTCCTTTTTTGCCAACGCGCACACGCAAATCCTGCAGAACATCATCGACTTCGAACGGACGGCGGCCGAAGACGACGGCTCCGTCGTCCGCACAAAGATGGACCAGGCGCAGAACTTGCTATGCTACATGAACATGCAGTCCTTCGCGCCCTTTTTGATCAGCAACGTCAAGTTCGTGCGCAAACGCACCATCCACATCGTGGGCGCGCGCTCGAACTGGTGTCCGCCAGAAAACCAGCTGTTTTTGCAAAAGACCTTGCAGAACTACCACCTCGACTCCATTCCGGGCGGGTCCCACCTGGTCAACATCGAGGCCCCAGACCTCGTCATCGACAAAATCAACCACCACATTCGCGAGTTCGTTCTCACGTACCCGCTGCAGCCCGCTTGTTCGCTTTCCCGCTTGTCGCTCGAGGAACGAATGGCCAAGTTCAACCAGGCGTTCGAATCTTTCAAGGACCACGCTTTGATCAAAACTAGGAACCAGAAACTGTAG